A portion of the Streptococcus urinalis 2285-97 genome contains these proteins:
- a CDS encoding zinc ribbon domain-containing protein: protein MKKLLQRKSIKIVAIVTAIIAVLLIAWGGFYYSKANQMNRFINAYKKSNGDTFENIKEYLVWSDTKKQVTNDEAQFANYKHLTSSQADTLKTELKLAQSGDDRYMVSVGRRFFIFPDYRVAIKPISLTLKTNVPNVDILLNQKKVTTSNSEDFSTKVNHIPKANYTAKLSGQYKNQAIEVSKDFDGENTTLDLTVTFKNFTVTSNLGEGELYFDKTRIGSLKEGQYQVKEYPLTDSAKAYVEKNFSDGSLLSEKKDISSIDDNATVSLDATNLLNNETAGQQLVTIFNQLIQYVNSGQDAANIESIFEGGTSNPFYIGLKDSVKSRMSTDSRKASSFNIPNINLTSLTQIGKNSYQVNFTAVYDFFYDKATDSEKGTIGHVVQDISGQLVLKKSGQSYIVTQKGQQELNVTKEDNQVKAESVFPESLIGTWTGTQNELEVEMTFAKDGTITRKIHQKDGKIPDETKTAKVTSLEDKGNHNYLYHYDSCTDTSAFITSGIGGAGVKYAYGIQINDQKIKIIIWQTSINSDFNYDKPMTGPELSKK, encoded by the coding sequence ATGAAAAAACTATTACAACGTAAATCAATCAAAATCGTTGCCATAGTTACTGCTATTATTGCAGTCCTTTTAATAGCATGGGGTGGTTTTTATTATTCAAAAGCCAATCAAATGAATCGTTTTATTAATGCTTACAAAAAATCAAATGGAGATACTTTTGAAAATATTAAAGAGTATCTTGTTTGGTCTGATACCAAAAAACAAGTAACAAATGATGAAGCTCAATTTGCCAACTACAAACATTTGACTTCAAGCCAGGCCGATACTCTTAAAACGGAACTAAAATTAGCTCAATCCGGTGATGACAGGTATATGGTCAGTGTCGGTAGACGATTTTTCATTTTTCCAGATTATCGTGTAGCTATTAAACCTATTTCTTTAACTCTGAAAACAAATGTTCCAAATGTTGATATTCTATTGAATCAAAAAAAAGTTACCACTTCTAATTCTGAAGATTTCAGTACTAAAGTCAATCATATTCCTAAGGCTAATTATACTGCAAAATTATCTGGACAATATAAAAACCAGGCTATTGAAGTCAGCAAAGATTTTGATGGTGAAAATACAACTCTTGATTTGACAGTAACATTTAAAAATTTCACCGTCACCAGTAATTTGGGTGAGGGAGAGCTTTATTTTGATAAAACACGTATTGGTAGTTTAAAAGAGGGACAGTATCAAGTAAAAGAGTATCCCTTAACAGATTCTGCAAAAGCTTATGTGGAGAAAAACTTTTCTGATGGTTCATTATTGTCAGAGAAAAAAGATATTTCAAGTATTGATGATAATGCGACAGTTTCTTTAGATGCAACAAATCTATTGAATAATGAAACTGCAGGACAACAGTTAGTAACTATCTTTAACCAACTTATTCAATATGTTAACAGCGGTCAAGATGCCGCAAATATAGAATCCATTTTTGAAGGTGGGACGTCAAATCCATTTTATATAGGTCTAAAAGATAGTGTTAAATCAAGGATGAGTACTGATAGTCGGAAGGCTTCAAGTTTTAATATTCCAAATATCAATCTAACAAGTCTGACTCAAATAGGTAAAAACAGCTATCAAGTTAACTTCACCGCTGTCTATGACTTCTTTTATGATAAAGCAACAGATTCTGAGAAAGGAACAATTGGTCATGTTGTTCAGGATATTTCAGGACAATTAGTATTAAAAAAATCTGGTCAGTCTTATATTGTGACACAAAAAGGCCAACAAGAACTAAATGTGACAAAAGAAGATAACCAAGTTAAAGCTGAAAGTGTTTTTCCAGAATCACTGATTGGGACTTGGACTGGAACTCAGAATGAATTAGAAGTGGAAATGACTTTTGCAAAAGACGGGACGATTACTCGTAAAATCCATCAAAAAGATGGGAAAATACCTGATGAGACCAAGACTGCTAAAGTAACCTCGCTTGAAGATAAAGGAAATCATAATTACCTTTATCATTATGATTCGTGTACTGACACAAGTGCCTTTATTACCAGTGGAATTGGTGGTGCTGGTGTTAAATATGCTTATGGTATACAGATTAATGATCAAAAAATTAAAATTATTATCTGGCAAACAAGTATCAATTCAGACTTTAACTATGATAAACCAATGACTGGTCCCGAACTTAGTAAGAAATAA
- a CDS encoding RluA family pseudouridine synthase: MTFEIGFQNPYPESTVKTLLEDSLLIPRKVRHYLRTTKHIWINGHNINWQTVVKPGDLIKLYFEDSVYPEKKILWGDSHKIDCLYEDEHLIVVNKPEGIKTHGNEPNEIALLNHVCAYTKQTCYVVHRLDMETSGAILFAKNPFILPILNRLLENKTIYREYWAVTERPFDSKTVVYKDKIGRHRHDRRKRIVDQKYGQNAITEVRLLKKGSHVSLINCRLKTGRTHQIRVHLAYHRHAIIGDPLYATEKASRLMLHAHRLSFIHPLSLEKIRVNAISDSFEKILATYF; this comes from the coding sequence ATGACATTTGAAATAGGATTTCAAAACCCATATCCTGAATCCACAGTTAAAACTTTGCTGGAGGATTCTTTACTCATTCCACGTAAAGTCAGACATTATCTAAGAACAACTAAGCATATTTGGATAAACGGACACAATATTAATTGGCAAACTGTCGTCAAACCTGGTGATTTGATTAAACTTTATTTTGAAGATTCTGTCTATCCTGAAAAGAAAATCCTTTGGGGAGATAGTCATAAAATAGACTGTCTTTACGAAGATGAACACTTGATTGTTGTCAACAAACCTGAGGGCATTAAAACGCATGGCAATGAACCTAACGAGATTGCTTTATTAAACCATGTGTGCGCTTATACAAAGCAAACTTGTTATGTTGTTCATCGTCTAGATATGGAAACAAGTGGTGCCATCTTATTTGCCAAAAATCCCTTTATTTTGCCTATCTTAAATCGTCTTCTAGAAAATAAAACCATTTATCGGGAGTATTGGGCAGTAACCGAAAGACCATTTGATTCTAAAACGGTCGTCTACAAAGATAAAATCGGGCGTCACCGTCACGATAGACGAAAACGTATCGTGGATCAAAAATACGGTCAGAATGCTATTACTGAGGTCAGGTTACTTAAAAAAGGAAGTCATGTCAGTTTGATTAATTGCCGTTTAAAAACCGGACGCACCCATCAAATTAGAGTTCATCTAGCTTATCATAGACATGCTATTATTGGTGATCCACTATATGCTACTGAAAAAGCTAGTCGTTTAATGTTACACGCGCATAGATTAAGTTTTATCCATCCATTATCACTTGAAAAAATTAGGGTAAATGCAATCTCAGATTCATTTGAAAAAATATTAGCTACTTACTTTTAA
- a CDS encoding RidA family protein, which produces MKSITRYDVSDESAYTGLVGAGDFYFINFCTGPVGESIEAQINGAFDELERRLGLVGLTLEAVVKMDCLFRDIWNVSIMEKVIKERFDGKFPARKSIQTEFAHSGGENGMQFQVDAMAYSKTITIK; this is translated from the coding sequence ATGAAAAGTATTACAAGATATGATGTTAGTGATGAATCTGCCTACACAGGATTAGTTGGTGCTGGTGATTTTTATTTCATTAACTTTTGTACAGGACCTGTCGGAGAGTCTATTGAAGCACAAATCAATGGTGCTTTTGATGAGTTAGAACGTCGACTTGGTTTAGTAGGATTAACATTAGAAGCAGTGGTCAAAATGGATTGCCTGTTTAGAGATATTTGGAATGTCTCTATTATGGAGAAGGTTATTAAAGAACGTTTTGATGGAAAATTCCCTGCTCGAAAATCAATTCAAACTGAGTTTGCACACAGTGGTGGTGAAAATGGAATGCAATTCCAGGTTGATGCTATGGCATACTCAAAAACCATTACTATAAAATAA
- the pbp2a gene encoding penicillin-binding protein PBP2A, whose protein sequence is MYLLTLLKKKFFPDRPRHSNQKAIKKHQEENFEETKAYSFSQESKEEQVSKNESRKGYTRSHYDTEEKKTYPAWIETFRHFVPSPQHPIRRFWRRYHIGKILIIAISLFILTMGSYLFYLSKTAKVSDLQSALKATTMIYDNKNKYAGRLSGQKGTYVELDKISDNLENAVIATEDRTFYTNNGINIKRFLLAVITAGHFGGGSTITQQLAKNAYLSQDQTIKRKAREFFLALELTKKYSKKEILTMYLNNAYFGNGVWGVEDASQKYFGTSAANLTVDESAVLAGMLKGPEIYNPIYSIKNATARRDTVLQAMVDAKKITQSQANQAKQIGIGNRLSDNYIGKTNDYNYPSYFDAVVNEAISKYGISEKDLVNNGYKIYTELDQNYQTGMQTTFDNTALFPTSDYDGTTAQGASVALDPKTGGVRGLVGRVSSTENPTFRSFNYATQAKRSPASSIKPLVVYSPAIAEGWSISKELPNQITNFNGYEPHNYANYESEDVPMYQALANSYNIPAVSVLNQIGINKAFTYGNKFGLDMSNVKKEFGVALGGGVVTNPLEMAQAYSTFANNGVMHTAHLITKIETASGKTVKTYTDRSKRVISQSVSDKMTSMMLGTFSNGSAVNANVYGYTLAGKTGTTETDFNSDLTGDQWVIGYTPDVVISQWIGFNKTDEHHYLTDSSAGTASQIFSTQASYILPYTKGTLFDVKNAYFQNGIDPIYRANDSTNETATESRSIIDDLKESASNATKKLNDAVDKSGIKEDAQSLWNSIKDYFR, encoded by the coding sequence ATGTATTTATTGACATTATTAAAAAAGAAATTTTTTCCTGATCGCCCACGTCATTCAAATCAAAAGGCGATCAAGAAGCATCAAGAAGAGAATTTTGAGGAAACAAAAGCGTATTCCTTTAGCCAAGAATCTAAAGAAGAACAAGTATCAAAAAATGAGTCAAGAAAAGGCTATACCAGAAGTCATTATGATACAGAAGAAAAAAAGACTTACCCAGCCTGGATTGAGACATTCAGGCATTTTGTTCCTTCTCCACAACATCCAATAAGACGTTTTTGGAGAAGATACCATATTGGGAAAATTTTAATCATTGCCATTTCATTATTTATCTTGACAATGGGGTCTTATCTGTTTTACCTTTCAAAGACTGCTAAAGTATCAGACTTGCAGTCTGCCTTGAAAGCGACAACTATGATTTATGACAATAAGAATAAATACGCAGGTAGATTATCAGGTCAAAAAGGAACTTATGTCGAATTAGACAAAATTTCAGATAATCTTGAAAATGCCGTTATCGCTACTGAAGATAGAACATTTTACACAAATAATGGTATCAATATAAAACGGTTCTTACTTGCTGTAATCACTGCAGGTCACTTCGGTGGTGGCTCAACCATTACCCAACAATTGGCAAAAAATGCTTATTTGAGTCAGGATCAGACGATCAAACGTAAAGCAAGAGAGTTTTTCTTAGCTTTGGAGTTGACTAAAAAATACAGTAAAAAAGAAATCTTAACCATGTATCTCAATAATGCTTACTTTGGTAATGGTGTATGGGGTGTTGAAGATGCTAGTCAAAAGTATTTTGGGACTAGTGCAGCAAATCTGACAGTTGATGAATCTGCTGTTTTAGCTGGCATGCTAAAAGGACCTGAAATATACAATCCTATTTATTCCATAAAAAATGCCACAGCGAGACGAGACACTGTTTTGCAGGCCATGGTAGATGCTAAAAAAATTACTCAAAGTCAAGCAAATCAAGCAAAACAAATAGGTATTGGGAATCGCTTGTCTGATAATTACATTGGTAAAACAAATGATTACAATTACCCATCCTATTTTGATGCTGTAGTCAACGAAGCCATTTCCAAATATGGAATATCAGAAAAAGATTTGGTTAACAATGGCTACAAAATCTATACAGAACTAGATCAAAATTATCAGACTGGTATGCAGACTACTTTTGATAATACTGCTCTATTTCCAACTTCTGACTACGATGGTACCACAGCACAAGGTGCAAGTGTTGCTTTAGATCCAAAAACTGGCGGGGTAAGGGGATTAGTAGGACGAGTAAGTAGTACAGAGAACCCAACTTTTAGAAGTTTTAACTATGCTACTCAGGCAAAACGAAGCCCAGCTTCAAGTATCAAACCCTTAGTTGTTTATTCTCCAGCAATTGCTGAGGGGTGGTCTATTTCTAAAGAGTTACCAAACCAAATTACTAATTTTAATGGCTATGAACCACATAACTATGCAAATTATGAATCCGAAGATGTTCCTATGTATCAAGCATTAGCAAACTCTTACAATATTCCTGCCGTGTCTGTTTTAAATCAAATTGGAATAAACAAGGCATTTACTTATGGAAATAAGTTTGGTCTTGATATGTCTAATGTTAAAAAAGAATTTGGAGTTGCTTTAGGTGGTGGTGTCGTAACAAATCCTCTTGAGATGGCGCAAGCTTATTCTACTTTTGCTAATAATGGCGTTATGCATACAGCTCACTTGATTACAAAAATTGAAACTGCAAGTGGTAAAACGGTTAAAACCTATACGGATAGATCGAAGCGCGTGATTAGTCAGTCAGTCTCTGATAAGATGACAAGCATGATGCTTGGAACCTTTTCAAATGGTTCTGCTGTTAATGCCAATGTTTATGGATACACATTGGCTGGTAAAACTGGGACAACCGAAACAGATTTTAACTCAGATCTAACAGGTGACCAATGGGTCATTGGGTACACACCAGATGTTGTCATAAGTCAGTGGATAGGTTTTAATAAAACAGATGAACATCATTATTTGACAGATTCTAGTGCAGGAACAGCATCTCAGATTTTTAGTACACAAGCTTCCTATATATTGCCATATACAAAAGGCACGCTGTTTGATGTGAAAAATGCCTATTTCCAAAATGGAATTGATCCTATTTATCGGGCAAATGATAGTACAAATGAGACGGCGACGGAGTCTAGAAGTATCATCGATGACTTGAAAGAATCAGCATCAAATGCGACGAAAAAACTCAATGATGCAGTAGACAAATCTGGTATAAAAGAAGATGCACAATCACTTTGGAATAGCATTAAAGACTACTTTAGATAA
- the rpmG gene encoding 50S ribosomal protein L33: MAQKKASLACVECGSRNYSIGVSSNPKPTRLEVNKYCKYCKKYTLHKETR, encoded by the coding sequence ATGGCACAGAAAAAAGCAAGCCTAGCGTGCGTCGAATGTGGGAGTCGCAACTACTCTATCGGAGTGAGCAGTAATCCAAAACCAACGCGTCTAGAAGTTAATAAGTATTGTAAATATTGTAAAAAATATACCTTGCATAAAGAAACAAGATAA
- the secE gene encoding preprotein translocase subunit SecE has protein sequence MKFISGTFRLLKDTTWPDRKQRWKDFLSVLEYTLFFTVVIYIFDKVLSTGVVKLLDLF, from the coding sequence GTGAAATTTATCAGCGGCACCTTCAGATTACTGAAGGACACAACATGGCCAGACCGCAAACAACGCTGGAAAGATTTTCTTTCAGTGCTTGAATACACACTCTTTTTCACTGTTGTCATTTATATATTTGACAAAGTACTCTCAACAGGAGTTGTTAAACTACTTGATTTATTTTAA
- the nusG gene encoding transcription termination/antitermination protein NusG, whose translation MLDSFDKGWFVLQTYSGYENKVKENLLQRAQTYNMLDNILRVEIPTQTVNVEKNGKTKEVEENRFPGYVLVEMVMTDEAWFVVRNTPNVTGFVGSHGNRSKPTPLLEEEIRSILISMGQTVDVFDTNIKEGDVVQIIDGAFMGQEGRVVEIENNKVKLLINMFGSETLAEVELYQIAEL comes from the coding sequence ATGTTAGATTCTTTTGATAAAGGTTGGTTTGTTTTACAAACTTACTCAGGTTATGAAAATAAAGTCAAAGAAAACTTACTTCAACGTGCCCAAACTTATAATATGCTTGACAATATCTTACGTGTGGAAATCCCAACACAAACAGTTAATGTCGAAAAAAATGGAAAAACGAAAGAAGTTGAAGAAAATCGTTTTCCAGGTTATGTTCTCGTTGAAATGGTGATGACTGACGAAGCTTGGTTTGTTGTTCGTAATACGCCAAATGTTACAGGTTTTGTGGGTTCACATGGTAACCGTTCTAAACCAACACCATTGTTGGAGGAAGAAATTCGTTCTATCTTAATTTCTATGGGACAAACGGTTGATGTCTTTGATACCAATATTAAAGAAGGTGACGTTGTTCAAATCATTGATGGTGCCTTTATGGGACAAGAAGGTCGCGTAGTTGAGATTGAAAATAACAAAGTAAAATTATTGATTAATATGTTTGGTTCTGAGACACTTGCAGAAGTTGAATTATACCAAATTGCCGAACTCTAA
- a CDS encoding albumin-binding GA domain-containing protein has translation MCNATIHADATTGLDENTTLTANEASSAEDKFANTWENVANDVAEKDNVDPSKVKDAQFATLEKLKQLGTDVVDPEITRIVNEATDAIFNATSVSAVNQLLNQAVQDVQHVQQELKDKAAVEAKVTSDAENLTKVEAETAIATETERLQDAKVEDITRLYADTSLTDQQKSDFEEKMIEATSIDELTTINSEVEETKLANNASGISDGLNDITGGEVKTVKDYALEDAKSLAKSALKSEGASDFYINKIDSANTVEGVNSLKDSIIESLKASNAEKYNANVLVSYVDTEGNVLRETVAVSQGQKDFDYNTIPLRLDNLTVNGQEYAFKMVQEGSAPEVGTTKEGDTRVVYVYSKVAPMMSLTPAEKVETPTTNAYSLVLDKTGETVALGNFATPKEAKEAALTELAKPFGKYAGYSFDRFVGTRIIAKKAENTVVPETPEMAPKSPETIPPMTLAPAKKADPVIKETK, from the coding sequence GTGTGTAATGCAACTATCCACGCTGATGCAACAACAGGATTAGATGAAAACACAACGTTAACTGCAAATGAAGCTTCATCTGCTGAGGATAAGTTTGCAAATACATGGGAAAATGTAGCAAATGATGTAGCTGAGAAAGATAATGTTGATCCAAGTAAAGTAAAAGATGCACAATTTGCTACTTTAGAAAAACTAAAACAACTTGGTACAGATGTAGTTGATCCTGAAATTACAAGAATTGTTAATGAAGCAACGGATGCTATTTTTAATGCAACTTCAGTTTCTGCTGTAAACCAATTATTGAATCAAGCAGTTCAAGATGTACAACATGTACAACAAGAACTGAAAGATAAAGCTGCTGTTGAAGCAAAAGTAACATCAGATGCTGAAAATTTGACTAAAGTAGAAGCAGAAACAGCTATTGCTACTGAAACAGAACGATTACAAGATGCTAAAGTAGAGGATATTACTCGTCTATACGCTGACACTTCACTTACAGATCAACAAAAATCTGATTTTGAAGAAAAAATGATTGAAGCAACTTCAATTGATGAATTAACAACAATAAATAGTGAAGTTGAAGAAACAAAATTAGCTAATAATGCTTCAGGAATCTCAGATGGTTTGAACGATATTACTGGAGGGGAAGTAAAAACTGTAAAAGATTATGCATTAGAAGATGCTAAATCACTTGCCAAATCTGCTCTAAAATCAGAGGGTGCTTCAGATTTTTACATCAATAAAATTGATTCAGCTAATACAGTTGAAGGTGTTAATTCACTTAAAGATTCTATCATTGAATCATTAAAAGCTTCAAATGCTGAAAAATACAATGCCAATGTATTAGTTTCTTACGTTGATACTGAAGGTAATGTCCTTCGCGAAACAGTTGCAGTTTCTCAAGGTCAAAAAGACTTTGATTACAACACAATTCCACTTCGTCTTGATAACTTAACAGTTAACGGACAAGAATATGCTTTCAAGATGGTTCAAGAAGGATCAGCTCCAGAAGTTGGAACAACTAAAGAAGGCGATACTCGAGTTGTTTACGTCTATAGTAAAGTAGCTCCTATGATGTCATTAACTCCAGCTGAAAAAGTTGAAACACCAACTACAAATGCTTACTCATTAGTATTAGATAAAACTGGTGAGACAGTAGCACTTGGTAATTTTGCAACACCAAAAGAAGCAAAAGAAGCAGCCTTGACAGAATTAGCAAAACCATTTGGAAAATACGCTGGTTACTCATTTGATCGTTTCGTTGGCACACGTATTATCGCTAAGAAAGCTGAAAATACTGTAGTACCAGAAACACCTGAAATGGCACCAAAATCACCAGAAACAATTCCTCCAATGACCTTAGCACCAGCTAAGAAAGCTGATCCAGTTATAAAAGAAACAAAATAA
- the leuS gene encoding leucine--tRNA ligase, whose amino-acid sequence MTFYNHKSIEPKWQSFWAENKTFKTGTDANKPKFYAMDMFPYPSGAGLHVGHPEGYTATDILSRYKRAQGYNVLHPMGWDAFGLPAEQYAMDTGNDPAEFTAANIANFKRQINALGFSYDWDREVNTTDPEFYKWTQWIFTKLYEKGLAYEAEVPVNWVEELGTTIANEEVLPDGTSERGGYPVVRKPMRQWVLKITAYAERLLEDLEDLDWPESIKDMQRNWIGKSTGANVTFKVKETNRDFTVFTTRPDTLFGATYAVLAPEHELVDAITSEAQKEAVSEYKRQASLKSDLARTDLAKEKTGVWTGSYAINPVNGKEIPIWIADYVLASYGTGAIMAVPAHDERDWEFAKQFDIDIIPVLEGGNVEEAAYTEDGLHINSDFLNGLDKEQAIAKMIEWLESNNVGHEKTTYRLRDWLFSRQRYWGEPIPIIHWEDGTSTAVPENELPVVLPVTKDIRPSGTGESPLANLTDWLEVTREDGVKGRRETNTMPQWAGSSWYYIRYIDPHNKEKIADEKLLKEWLPVDIYIGGAEHAVLHLLYARFWHKVLYDLGVVPTKEPFQKLFNQGMILGTSYRDHRGALIASDLVEKRDGSFFHIETGEELEQAPAKMSKSLKNVVNPDDVIDQFGADTLRVYEMFMGPLDASIAWSEEGLEGSRKFLDRVYRLLTSKSIVAENSGKLDKVYHETVKAVTEQIESMKFNTAIAQLMVFVNAANKEDDLFIDYAKGFIQLIAPFAPHLGEELWHKVTDSDQSISYVAWPTWDETKLVEANVEIVVQIKGKVKARLTVPKDLSKEELEQAALRNEKIASEVEGKEIIKVIAVPNKLVNIVIK is encoded by the coding sequence ATGACATTTTACAATCACAAATCAATTGAACCAAAATGGCAATCATTCTGGGCTGAAAATAAGACATTTAAAACTGGGACAGATGCTAATAAACCAAAATTTTATGCCATGGATATGTTCCCTTACCCTTCTGGTGCTGGACTTCATGTTGGGCATCCAGAAGGCTATACAGCTACAGATATTTTAAGTCGATACAAACGTGCTCAAGGCTACAATGTATTACACCCTATGGGTTGGGATGCCTTTGGTCTTCCGGCCGAACAATATGCTATGGATACAGGAAATGATCCAGCTGAATTTACCGCTGCTAATATTGCTAATTTTAAGAGACAGATCAATGCACTTGGTTTTTCTTATGATTGGGATCGTGAAGTTAATACAACTGATCCAGAATTTTACAAATGGACACAATGGATTTTTACCAAGCTTTATGAAAAAGGCTTAGCTTATGAAGCTGAAGTTCCCGTTAACTGGGTAGAAGAATTAGGCACGACAATTGCCAATGAAGAAGTGCTTCCAGATGGCACTTCAGAACGTGGAGGCTACCCTGTTGTTCGTAAACCAATGAGACAATGGGTGTTAAAAATCACTGCTTATGCTGAACGCTTGCTTGAAGACTTGGAAGACTTGGATTGGCCAGAATCTATTAAAGATATGCAACGTAATTGGATTGGGAAATCAACAGGTGCTAATGTGACTTTTAAGGTTAAAGAGACTAACCGTGATTTCACCGTCTTTACAACTCGTCCTGATACGCTTTTTGGTGCTACTTATGCGGTACTTGCACCAGAGCATGAATTGGTTGATGCGATTACAAGTGAGGCTCAAAAAGAAGCTGTTTCAGAATACAAACGTCAAGCTAGTTTGAAATCAGATTTAGCCCGTACAGATTTAGCCAAAGAAAAGACTGGTGTTTGGACTGGTAGCTATGCTATTAACCCAGTAAATGGAAAAGAAATTCCAATTTGGATTGCAGATTATGTCCTTGCAAGTTATGGTACTGGAGCTATTATGGCAGTTCCTGCCCATGATGAAAGAGACTGGGAGTTTGCAAAACAATTTGACATTGACATTATCCCAGTGCTAGAAGGCGGTAACGTAGAAGAAGCTGCTTATACTGAAGATGGCCTTCATATCAATTCAGACTTCTTAAATGGTCTTGATAAAGAGCAGGCTATTGCCAAAATGATTGAATGGCTTGAATCAAATAATGTTGGTCATGAGAAAACAACTTATCGTTTACGTGATTGGTTGTTCTCACGTCAACGTTATTGGGGAGAACCTATTCCAATTATTCATTGGGAAGATGGCACTTCAACAGCTGTTCCAGAAAATGAATTACCGGTTGTTTTACCTGTGACAAAGGATATTAGACCTTCAGGAACAGGAGAATCACCTTTAGCTAACTTAACAGACTGGCTTGAAGTAACACGTGAAGATGGTGTTAAAGGTCGTCGTGAAACGAACACAATGCCACAGTGGGCTGGTTCAAGTTGGTATTATATCCGTTATATTGATCCACATAACAAGGAAAAAATTGCTGATGAAAAACTTTTAAAAGAATGGTTACCAGTTGATATTTATATCGGTGGTGCTGAACATGCCGTTCTTCACTTACTCTATGCACGTTTCTGGCATAAAGTACTTTATGATTTAGGGGTTGTTCCAACAAAAGAACCATTCCAAAAACTGTTTAACCAAGGAATGATTCTAGGAACGAGTTACCGTGATCATCGTGGTGCTTTAATTGCAAGTGATTTAGTGGAAAAACGAGATGGTTCTTTCTTCCATATTGAGACTGGTGAAGAATTAGAACAAGCACCGGCTAAAATGTCTAAATCACTTAAAAATGTTGTCAATCCAGATGATGTCATTGACCAATTTGGTGCAGATACTTTACGTGTTTATGAAATGTTTATGGGACCACTCGATGCTTCAATTGCTTGGTCAGAAGAAGGCCTTGAAGGATCGCGTAAATTCTTGGATCGTGTTTACCGTCTTTTGACAAGTAAATCAATTGTAGCTGAAAACAGTGGCAAACTAGATAAAGTTTATCACGAGACAGTAAAAGCAGTAACGGAACAAATTGAATCTATGAAGTTTAATACTGCTATTGCACAACTCATGGTATTTGTTAATGCAGCCAATAAAGAAGATGATCTATTTATTGATTATGCAAAAGGCTTTATTCAACTAATAGCACCATTTGCACCACATTTAGGTGAAGAATTGTGGCATAAAGTCACTGATTCTGATCAATCTATCTCTTATGTTGCTTGGCCAACTTGGGATGAAACAAAATTGGTTGAAGCAAATGTTGAAATTGTTGTCCAAATAAAAGGAAAAGTAAAAGCAAGATTGACAGTACCAAAAGATTTGTCTAAAGAAGAATTGGAACAAGCTGCGCTTAGAAACGAAAAAATTGCTTCTGAAGTTGAAGGAAAAGAAATTATCAAAGTTATTGCTGTTCCCAATAAATTAGTTAATATTGTAATCAAATAA